Part of the Tepiditoga spiralis genome, TTGAAACTTCAATTATCGTTAGAAGAATCGTCTTTTTTATCATCTCTCTTAGAGTTATTTCCAATTTCGTCATATTTTTTTGCCTCTTTTAAAAGTTCTTTTATTCCATTGTACAATCCAGATATCATCCCTAAAAACAACATTATTATTAACCAAAGTTTATTATTAGTAAGTGTGTATATAAAATATCCTATTCCAAATCCAACAAATATATTTGTAATAACAACTATTCCAAAAAAAATTACTAAATTTATTTGTCCAAAAGTTTTCAAATCATTTTTTTTCATTTTGTTCCCCTCTTAAAGAATTTCGAATTTAATAAACATTAAAGTCCCTACATTGGAAATTATACTCCTTTTTTTAGAAAAATACAACACTTGTTTTATAAATAATGTTAACTAATATATTATATTTGAAAATAAAAAATAGTCAACCTTTAATAAAACAGGTATTAAGTTAATATACCTATATACCGTATATTATTCGTTATTATTATTGAATTTAAAAAAAACACTTCAAAAAATAAATAACTTCTCTTTTTTATTTTGCATATCAAAAATAAGACAAATTATAATTGAAAAATTGGTTAAAAAATAAAATATTGAAAAAAATCTACACTTTGTATATTACTAAATTTTAGTTATTTTTTTCTAACTATTTTTTTATATATTCCCTTTACTCTAATATTTTAATAAATTCTTCAGTTTCTTTTAGTCTATAACTATTTCTATTCATATTTACCAAATATGCTCTGTGAGTTAATCTATCCACAATTGCTGCTGAGAGTACTGGATTATTAAATATTTTTTCCTTACTGGACCATTTTTCAATTGTATTCCTGGCTTACTTTTATTATACATTAAACAGTAATTTTTTAATCGCTCTTGAAAATTATAAATATTTAATTACTTGATATTTTTTATAACTTTTGCAAATTAATTCTTGAAAAAATAAAATAAATATGATACAATGCAAAAAGTATTAAACGAAAACTTTTTTAAATCATTAATATTTTAGGCAGGTGTTTGTTATCATTACGGGTATTTATTTGCTTGATGAAAAGTTGAATATTAAAAATAAAATAGATGGAATAAATTTAAAAAACATTGAAAGAACAAATAATGATATAGATGACGCTAAAAAGGTTTGGGAAGATTCTTTTAAACATAGTTCACCATATGAAGATAAAAACTTTGATTTAAAGAGAACAAGCAAAGGCAAAAACAATTTTGCACATGATTTCTACAAAATATCAAACAAGGATATAAAATGAGGGTTATATGAAAAACAAAATTACTGTACTCTTCATTGTAATATTTAATATTTTTAGTTTTTCAAATTCAATCAATGATTTATTCAATGCCGTGTGCAATCAAAATATTGAAGAAGTAAAAATCATATTGGAAAATAAAAATCTTAATCTCAACTATAGGAACGAAGATTATCGTACCGTCCTCGATACCAGTTCAATCAATAATTATTTTGATACTTTTAAAGTCATTTATAACAGCGGATTAGAATTAACTAAAGAAACAATGATTTCAGCCTATGGCTATGCAATATACTATAACAGTTATAACATCGTAAAATATATACTTGATAATTATGGCACTTACGATTATACAAACTTTTTACCAGACGATAGTGCTGTTAATCTATCAATAATAAGGAAAAACTTTGAAATTACTGAATTATTGTTAGAAAGAAACGTAAAATATAATGATGAAGCAATTGTTCTTGCAGCA contains:
- a CDS encoding ATP-binding protein; the encoded protein is MEKWSSKEKIFNNPVLSAAIVDRLTHRAYLVNMNRNSYRLKETEEFIKILE
- a CDS encoding ankyrin repeat domain-containing protein codes for the protein MKNKITVLFIVIFNIFSFSNSINDLFNAVCNQNIEEVKIILENKNLNLNYRNEDYRTVLDTSSINNYFDTFKVIYNSGLELTKETMISAYGYAIYYNSYNIVKYILDNYGTYDYTNFLPDDSAVNLSIIRKNFEITELLLERNVKYNDEAIVLAAKENNFELIKYFVNAGISVNTNGWHEYTPLYYAIKNKNYEMTEYLIKNGADTNAISWENETILDIAIYTGLDFVKLLVENKCNLNQMGKYYPPLTKAIISRKKNTAEYLLEKGADVTLKDKTGKAVYDYVKGKPNLMKILKSYLQ
- a CDS encoding AtpZ/AtpI family protein, which codes for MKKNDLKTFGQINLVIFFGIVVITNIFVGFGIGYFIYTLTNNKLWLIIMLFLGMISGLYNGIKELLKEAKKYDEIGNNSKRDDKKDDSSNDN